In Halomonas denitrificans, one DNA window encodes the following:
- a CDS encoding molecular chaperone has protein sequence MQFLATRSIRAALCGPVIAAWAALSASSPAAASGLQISPTRVDLDAEQPIAALHLKNGSDREIAFEIELAEWSQSGGSDQFEPTPDLLVSPPVFILPAGEEQVIRVGLANRAITDGIESSYRLFIQELPDEEAASVNGLRMLVRLSLPVFVRPAEFEPRPALQWRLERSSDRATELVVTNAGNGHAKVTDLTIKNAGDASIRSDMFYVLPGATRRIPLDGPVPASEAARVEARVNGHPIEAQPRAD, from the coding sequence ATGCAATTCCTTGCAACCCGCTCCATCCGGGCCGCCCTGTGCGGCCCGGTAATTGCGGCTTGGGCGGCCCTTTCGGCGTCCTCACCGGCGGCAGCGTCGGGGCTCCAGATCAGCCCGACCCGTGTCGATCTCGACGCCGAGCAGCCGATCGCCGCTCTGCACCTGAAGAACGGCAGCGACCGCGAAATCGCGTTCGAGATCGAGCTTGCCGAGTGGTCCCAATCCGGCGGTAGCGATCAGTTCGAGCCGACGCCGGACTTGCTGGTGTCTCCGCCGGTGTTCATTCTTCCGGCAGGCGAAGAGCAGGTCATTCGGGTCGGACTGGCCAACCGCGCCATCACCGACGGGATCGAATCCAGCTATCGCCTCTTCATCCAGGAATTGCCCGACGAAGAGGCTGCGAGCGTCAACGGATTGCGAATGCTGGTCCGGCTGAGCCTCCCGGTGTTCGTGCGTCCGGCGGAGTTCGAGCCGCGCCCTGCCCTTCAATGGCGGCTGGAGCGGTCTTCCGACCGTGCAACGGAGCTGGTTGTCACCAATGCCGGCAACGGCCACGCCAAGGTGACGGACCTGACCATCAAGAATGCGGGCGATGCGTCGATCCGTTCCGACATGTTCTATGTGCTGCCGGGCGCGACGCGCAGGATTCCCCTCGACGGTCCGGTCCCGGCATCCGAGGCCGCCCGCGTCGAAGCGCGCGTGAACGGCCACCCGATCGAAGCGCAACCCCGCGCCGATTGA
- a CDS encoding spore coat U domain-containing protein, with amino-acid sequence MRTNIRNFAAAVLLLTLSCGAFAQSDSSTFDVTATVASTCSISSSSSLAFGSYDPVTAAAVTGTTTVAVTCSNGMSGTNVGLAYTGSMSDGASGTLTYGLYSDAGHTTSWGDTAGVDRVAVTADGTQQNLTVYGRIDPNQTTAPIGSYSETVTATVYW; translated from the coding sequence ATGCGTACCAACATTCGCAACTTCGCCGCAGCTGTCCTGCTGCTCACCCTTTCCTGCGGTGCATTCGCCCAGAGCGACTCGAGTACCTTCGATGTGACGGCGACCGTCGCCTCGACCTGCAGCATTTCCTCGAGCTCCTCGCTTGCGTTCGGCAGCTACGATCCCGTGACCGCCGCTGCCGTTACGGGCACGACCACCGTCGCCGTCACCTGTTCGAACGGGATGTCGGGCACGAACGTCGGCCTGGCCTACACCGGCAGCATGAGCGATGGTGCCTCGGGCACCTTGACCTACGGCCTGTATTCCGACGCCGGCCACACCACGTCCTGGGGCGACACCGCCGGAGTCGATCGCGTTGCAGTCACCGCGGACGGAACCCAGCAGAACCTGACCGTCTACGGAAGGATCGACCCCAACCAGACGACGGCACCGATCGGCAGCTACTCCGAAACGGTTACGGCAACCGTCTACTGGTGA
- a CDS encoding glycosyltransferase family 39 protein has protein sequence MHPTEPSPPTTEPAALELSVIVPTWNEAETIEALLSSLLAQPGLPPSMEIVVVDDASDDGTQQRVRGYGDARVRLVEHAGPRDLTASVLAGARAARGTWCVVMDADGSHPADRVAALLRPLVDGQADVVVGSRHVAGGGIDNWPAVRRLVSRGAGMLAWPFTSVRDPMSGFFATRTAHLAALEPAACGYKVLLELLVRSDERLRVAEVPFTFHDRAAGESKLSLRVQWLFLRRLAAFGGARLSGGNLARFAVVGLSGVAVDLIVFWALTLAGAGLATAHCSSFLVATVSNFALNAAWSFRGEYRADRSPALRYLRFLTVALLALAMRGGVLAMLVHGFGLAPALAIAPAVALTAGINYLGSIFYVFPARRAQADAAIHKPALRWRMAALGLIAASLLLRLLYVGRVDLIPDEMYYWVYTLHPALSYLDHPPLTAWLIAAGTLLAGDTVLGVRLPLLVLAPLSLWLAYRYGRAFGDKTTGLLSAMLVATVPAWIATGFLMTTDAALTTAWLTALVALRAALLEGRARAWWWVGAAMGVGALAKYTMVFLVPGILLFMLLHPPARRQLRSIHLWGAVGLAWVLVTPVLVWNARNDWASFAFQSTRRVSEDPAFSAHLPLVHTLVMLAPLAGLAALLLVAWPRVRRWAAPSLLARRFMVSMALGPLAVFVAFGALTPTKFHWIVPVWLSLLPMLAATVHAPSESPPPAPVRALRAAWPPVLLASLVLVGAGMHYVALGLPGVPWREHRLGYLGWPEIAAEVHELEREIETRTGRRPIVAGLAKWGIAAALSFHDVDGRRDNITARNLIGMGGSQWERWFDRDTDPTRPVLLVSHETKVITKPWLEDALIGLGPLQTQSVERNGKPIQQMYWRVAEGFRPEQLRYPGQDPADRLPEE, from the coding sequence TTGCACCCTACGGAACCGAGCCCGCCGACGACCGAACCCGCCGCGCTCGAGCTCTCGGTCATCGTTCCGACCTGGAACGAGGCGGAGACCATCGAAGCGCTGCTTTCCTCGCTTCTGGCACAGCCCGGGCTGCCGCCTTCGATGGAGATCGTGGTCGTCGACGATGCCTCCGACGACGGCACCCAGCAGCGCGTGCGCGGTTACGGGGACGCAAGGGTCCGCCTGGTCGAACACGCCGGTCCTCGCGATCTGACGGCGTCGGTCCTGGCCGGTGCCCGCGCCGCGCGCGGCACGTGGTGCGTGGTGATGGACGCCGACGGCAGCCATCCCGCCGACCGCGTCGCCGCCCTGCTTCGACCGCTCGTCGACGGGCAGGCCGACGTGGTCGTCGGCAGCCGCCACGTTGCCGGTGGCGGCATCGACAACTGGCCGGCGGTCCGCCGCCTGGTGTCGCGCGGGGCCGGAATGCTGGCCTGGCCGTTCACCTCCGTTCGCGACCCGATGTCGGGCTTCTTCGCGACCCGGACGGCGCACCTGGCCGCCCTGGAGCCGGCCGCCTGCGGGTACAAGGTCCTGCTGGAGTTGCTGGTCCGATCCGACGAGCGGCTGCGCGTCGCCGAAGTTCCGTTCACGTTCCACGACCGCGCCGCGGGCGAGTCGAAGTTGTCCCTGCGCGTCCAGTGGCTGTTCCTGCGCCGTCTCGCGGCGTTCGGCGGGGCGCGGCTCAGCGGCGGCAATCTGGCGCGCTTCGCCGTGGTCGGGCTGAGCGGCGTCGCCGTGGACCTGATCGTGTTCTGGGCGCTGACCCTGGCCGGTGCCGGCCTGGCCACCGCCCACTGCAGCAGTTTCCTGGTGGCGACGGTGTCGAACTTCGCGCTCAACGCCGCGTGGAGTTTCCGCGGTGAGTACCGTGCGGATCGATCCCCGGCCCTGCGCTATCTGCGCTTCCTCACCGTCGCCCTGCTCGCCCTGGCGATGCGCGGCGGCGTGCTGGCGATGCTGGTCCACGGCTTCGGCCTGGCGCCGGCACTGGCCATCGCCCCTGCGGTCGCGCTGACCGCGGGGATCAATTATCTGGGCTCGATCTTCTACGTCTTTCCGGCGCGGCGCGCTCAGGCCGACGCCGCGATCCACAAGCCCGCGCTGCGCTGGCGCATGGCGGCGCTGGGCCTGATCGCCGCGTCGCTGCTGCTGCGCCTGCTGTATGTCGGGCGCGTCGACCTGATCCCCGATGAGATGTACTACTGGGTCTACACGCTCCACCCGGCCCTGTCCTATCTCGATCACCCGCCGCTGACCGCCTGGCTGATCGCGGCCGGAACCCTTCTCGCCGGCGACACGGTGCTGGGTGTGCGGCTGCCGCTGCTGGTCCTGGCGCCCCTGTCGCTGTGGCTGGCCTACCGCTACGGCCGCGCGTTCGGCGACAAGACCACCGGCCTGCTGTCGGCGATGCTGGTGGCCACGGTGCCTGCGTGGATCGCGACCGGCTTCCTGATGACCACCGACGCGGCGCTGACCACGGCATGGTTGACCGCGCTGGTCGCGCTGCGCGCGGCCCTGCTCGAAGGCCGGGCGCGGGCCTGGTGGTGGGTCGGCGCGGCAATGGGCGTCGGGGCCCTCGCCAAGTACACGATGGTCTTCCTGGTGCCGGGGATCCTGCTGTTCATGCTGCTCCACCCGCCGGCGCGGCGCCAGCTGCGCTCCATCCACCTCTGGGGCGCGGTCGGACTGGCCTGGGTCCTCGTGACGCCGGTGCTGGTCTGGAACGCTCGCAACGACTGGGCGTCGTTCGCGTTCCAGTCGACCCGCCGGGTGAGCGAAGACCCGGCCTTTTCCGCGCACCTTCCGCTGGTCCACACGCTGGTCATGCTGGCGCCGCTGGCCGGGCTGGCCGCGTTGCTCCTGGTCGCGTGGCCGCGGGTGCGTCGATGGGCGGCGCCCTCGCTGCTCGCGCGGCGGTTCATGGTTTCCATGGCGCTCGGTCCGCTGGCCGTGTTCGTCGCCTTCGGCGCGCTCACCCCGACCAAGTTCCACTGGATCGTGCCGGTCTGGCTGAGTCTGCTGCCGATGCTTGCGGCGACCGTCCATGCACCCTCGGAATCGCCACCGCCCGCGCCCGTGCGGGCCCTGCGTGCCGCCTGGCCGCCGGTGCTGCTGGCCTCGCTCGTTCTGGTCGGCGCGGGAATGCACTACGTGGCGCTGGGGCTGCCCGGCGTGCCCTGGCGCGAGCATCGGCTGGGTTACCTGGGATGGCCCGAAATCGCCGCCGAGGTCCACGAGCTCGAGCGCGAGATCGAAACGCGCACCGGCCGCCGGCCGATCGTCGCTGGCCTCGCCAAGTGGGGAATCGCGGCGGCGCTGAGTTTCCACGACGTCGACGGTCGCCGCGACAACATCACCGCGCGCAACCTGATCGGCATGGGCGGATCGCAGTGGGAGCGCTGGTTCGACCGAGACACCGATCCAACGCGCCCGGTGTTGCTGGTCAGCCACGAGACCAAGGTCATCACGAAACCATGGCTGGAGGACGCGCTGATCGGTCTCGGGCCGCTGCAGACACAGAGCGTCGAGCGCAACGGCAAGCCCATCCAGCAGATGTACTGGCGCGTCGCCGAAGGCTTCCGGCCCGAGCAGCTGCGCTACCCGGGCCAGGACCCCGCCGACCGCCTGCCCGAAGAGTGA
- the infA gene encoding translation initiation factor IF-1 produces the protein MSKDDHIEMEGRVLETLPNTMFRVELDNGHTITAHISGRMRKHYIRILTGDRVKVEMTPYDLSKGRITYRMK, from the coding sequence ATGTCCAAGGACGATCACATCGAGATGGAGGGCCGGGTGCTCGAAACCCTGCCCAATACCATGTTCCGCGTCGAGCTCGACAACGGACACACCATCACCGCCCATATCTCGGGCCGCATGCGCAAGCACTACATCCGCATCCTCACCGGTGACCGCGTAAAGGTCGAAATGACGCCGTACGACCTGAGCAAGGGGCGCATCACCTACCGCATGAAGTAG
- a CDS encoding phosphoribosylanthranilate isomerase — protein sequence MAARPDGPPPRRTRLKVCCIADIEEARAAIAAGADALGLVSAMPSGPGIIDETSIRRLIPVLPPPIEGFVLTSLDTERDLLAQADRLGARTLQLVRELPLELHRRLASARPALRRVQVVHVEDEEAIERAAAYAPRVDALLLDSGRPSAAVAELGGTGRRHDWSISRRIVERCRALSEVPVYLAGGLDPDNVAEAIRAVRPFGIDLCSGLRRDGRLDRARLARLVEAMRRADQRSDPAQPD from the coding sequence GTGGCCGCCCGCCCGGACGGCCCGCCGCCCCGGCGGACGCGTCTAAAGGTCTGTTGCATTGCCGATATCGAAGAAGCCCGCGCGGCGATCGCCGCCGGTGCCGATGCACTGGGGCTCGTCTCGGCCATGCCGAGCGGACCCGGGATCATCGACGAGACGTCGATCCGACGACTGATTCCTGTACTGCCGCCCCCGATCGAGGGCTTCGTTCTCACCTCGCTGGACACCGAACGCGACCTCCTCGCCCAGGCCGATCGGCTGGGCGCGCGGACGCTGCAGCTGGTTCGGGAACTTCCGCTGGAACTCCATCGCAGGCTCGCGTCGGCCCGGCCCGCTCTGCGCCGGGTCCAGGTCGTGCACGTCGAAGACGAAGAAGCGATCGAACGGGCCGCCGCCTACGCGCCGCGGGTCGATGCGCTGCTCCTGGATTCGGGAAGGCCGTCGGCGGCCGTGGCCGAGCTCGGCGGGACAGGTCGCCGCCACGACTGGTCGATCAGTCGCCGGATCGTCGAGCGCTGTCGCGCCCTGTCCGAGGTGCCGGTCTACCTGGCGGGCGGTCTCGATCCCGACAACGTGGCCGAAGCGATCCGCGCCGTGCGCCCTTTCGGAATCGACCTGTGCAGCGGGCTGCGCCGCGACGGTCGCTTGGATCGCGCCCGCCTGGCACGCCTGGTGGAGGCGATGCGCCGGGCCGACCAGCGATCGGACCCGGCGCAACCGGACTGA
- the clpA gene encoding ATP-dependent Clp protease ATP-binding subunit ClpA, with the protein MFSKDLELSISQAYHAARSRRHEFLTVEHLLLALIDNPSARSVLQACSVDFDRLAADLEQVLDETIPVLSAGDQRDTQPTVGFQRVLQRALYHVQSAEKSEVLGANVLAAIFSEKDSHAVYLLGQQDVSRLDVINFISHGITKSGDPARADESADAEPAGEESTEPQKSPLATYAANLNERARADRIDPLIGRQAEIERTIQILCRRRKNNPLYVGESGVGKTALAEGLALRIVEEDVPEVLRDAEIWALDLGALLAGTKYRGDFEKRLKAVLAELKSRPHAVLFIDEIHTIIGAGAASGGVMDASNLIKPVLANGELRCIGSTTFEEYRGVFEKDRALARRFQKIDVVEPTVGETIEILHGLKHRFEEHHGVRYTAEGLEAAATLSARHINDRHLPDKAIDVIDEAGARQRLLPDDDRVDTIGVHEIEDVVARMARIPPRQVSRSDRDALKTLERDLKLTVFGQDSAIETLSAAIKMARSGLGEAEKPIGAYLFAGPTGVGKTEVTRQLAMTLGIELIRFDMSEYMEAHTVSRLVGAPPGYVGFDRGGLLTEAVTQTPHAVLLLDEIEKAHPDIYNLLLQVMDHGKLTDANGRTADFRNVILVMTTNAGAADMSKRSIGFTDNDASSDSMEAIRRQFTPEFRNRLDAVIQFGALPFEVILQVVDKFVMELENQLADRNVHIEVSDEAREWLARNGFDPAMGARPMKRVIQQHIKRALADELLFGELADHGGTVKVDLDGEGKGLALSFPKTPLETVPAD; encoded by the coding sequence ATGTTCAGCAAGGATCTCGAGCTTTCCATCTCGCAGGCCTACCACGCCGCCCGCAGTCGACGACACGAATTCCTGACCGTCGAACACCTGCTGCTGGCGCTGATCGACAACCCGTCGGCGCGGTCGGTCCTGCAGGCCTGCAGCGTGGATTTCGATCGGCTGGCGGCGGATCTGGAGCAGGTGCTCGACGAAACCATCCCGGTGCTGTCGGCCGGCGACCAGCGGGACACCCAGCCGACGGTCGGGTTCCAGCGCGTGCTCCAGCGCGCCCTCTACCACGTCCAGTCGGCCGAGAAGAGCGAGGTCCTCGGCGCCAACGTGCTCGCCGCGATCTTTTCCGAGAAGGATTCGCACGCGGTCTATCTCCTCGGTCAGCAGGACGTCAGCCGGCTCGACGTCATCAACTTCATCTCGCACGGCATTACCAAGTCCGGTGATCCGGCCCGCGCCGACGAATCGGCGGATGCCGAACCGGCCGGCGAAGAGTCCACGGAACCGCAGAAGTCGCCGCTGGCCACCTACGCGGCCAACCTGAACGAGCGCGCTCGCGCCGACCGGATCGACCCCTTGATCGGCCGCCAGGCCGAGATCGAGCGCACGATCCAGATCCTCTGCCGCCGGCGCAAGAACAATCCGCTGTACGTCGGCGAGTCCGGGGTGGGCAAGACCGCGCTCGCCGAAGGCCTGGCGCTGCGAATCGTCGAGGAGGACGTTCCGGAGGTGCTGCGCGATGCCGAGATCTGGGCCCTGGACCTCGGCGCGCTGCTTGCCGGCACCAAGTACCGCGGCGACTTCGAGAAACGGCTGAAGGCGGTGCTCGCCGAACTGAAGAGCCGGCCGCACGCCGTGCTGTTCATCGACGAGATCCACACCATCATCGGCGCCGGTGCCGCCTCCGGTGGGGTCATGGACGCCTCCAACCTGATCAAGCCGGTGCTGGCCAACGGCGAGCTGCGCTGCATCGGCTCGACGACCTTCGAGGAGTACCGCGGCGTGTTCGAGAAGGACCGTGCGCTGGCCCGGCGATTCCAGAAGATCGACGTGGTCGAACCGACCGTCGGCGAGACGATCGAGATCCTGCACGGACTCAAGCATCGCTTCGAGGAGCACCACGGCGTCCGGTACACCGCCGAGGGCCTCGAAGCCGCAGCGACGCTGTCGGCCCGTCACATCAACGATCGCCACCTGCCGGACAAGGCGATCGACGTCATCGACGAGGCCGGCGCGCGCCAGCGGCTGCTGCCCGACGACGACCGCGTCGATACGATCGGCGTGCACGAGATCGAAGACGTGGTCGCCCGCATGGCGCGCATCCCGCCGCGCCAGGTCTCGCGCTCCGATCGGGACGCGCTCAAGACGCTCGAGCGTGACCTCAAGCTGACCGTGTTCGGCCAGGACAGCGCGATCGAAACGCTGTCGGCCGCGATCAAGATGGCCCGGTCGGGTCTGGGCGAGGCCGAGAAGCCGATCGGTGCCTACCTGTTCGCCGGGCCCACCGGGGTAGGCAAGACCGAGGTGACCCGACAGCTCGCGATGACCCTCGGGATCGAACTGATCCGCTTCGACATGTCCGAGTACATGGAGGCGCACACCGTGTCCCGCCTGGTCGGCGCGCCCCCGGGCTATGTCGGCTTCGACCGCGGAGGACTGCTCACCGAGGCGGTGACCCAGACGCCCCACGCCGTGCTGCTGCTCGACGAGATCGAGAAAGCCCATCCGGACATCTACAACCTGCTGCTGCAGGTCATGGACCACGGCAAGCTGACCGACGCCAACGGGCGCACGGCGGATTTCCGCAACGTGATCCTGGTGATGACCACCAATGCCGGTGCGGCGGACATGAGCAAGCGCAGCATCGGCTTCACGGACAACGATGCAAGTTCCGACAGCATGGAGGCGATCCGTCGTCAGTTCACTCCGGAGTTCCGAAATCGGCTCGACGCGGTGATCCAGTTCGGCGCGCTGCCGTTCGAGGTCATCCTCCAGGTCGTCGACAAGTTCGTGATGGAACTCGAGAACCAGCTGGCCGACCGCAACGTGCACATCGAGGTCTCCGACGAGGCGCGCGAGTGGTTGGCAAGGAACGGATTCGATCCGGCCATGGGCGCCCGCCCGATGAAGCGGGTCATCCAGCAACACATCAAGCGCGCGCTGGCCGACGAGCTGCTGTTCGGCGAACTCGCCGACCACGGGGGCACGGTCAAGGTCGACCTGGACGGCGAGGGCAAGGGGCTGGCTCTGAGCTTCCCGAAGACGCCGCTGGAGACCGTTCCGGCCGACTGA
- the clpS gene encoding ATP-dependent Clp protease adapter ClpS: MTEPSRTPGAPHDGLALEEAKPKVRKPPLYKVVVLNDDYTPMEFVVDVLKRFFGLAHDKATQIMLHVHTRGRGVAGIYTFEIAETKVIQVNDYAREHEHPLQCTLEES, from the coding sequence ATGACCGAACCGTCCAGAACGCCCGGCGCGCCCCACGACGGGCTGGCGCTGGAAGAAGCGAAACCCAAGGTCCGGAAACCCCCGCTGTACAAGGTGGTGGTCCTGAACGACGACTACACACCAATGGAATTCGTCGTCGACGTCCTGAAGCGGTTCTTCGGCCTCGCTCACGACAAGGCGACCCAGATCATGCTCCATGTCCACACGCGCGGCCGCGGCGTGGCGGGCATCTACACCTTCGAGATCGCGGAAACCAAGGTGATCCAGGTCAACGACTATGCCCGCGAACACGAGCACCCGCTGCAGTGCACGCTGGAAGAATCGTGA
- the aceA gene encoding isocitrate lyase: protein MNASNDVGDIIEMERDWTENPRWKGVERPYDAAEVHRLRGTLQVEHTLARHGADKLWRLMHDEPYVNALGALTGNQAMQQVRAGLKAIYLSGWQVAADANNAGQMYPDQSLYPASSVPDVVRRINNTLMRADQIQHLEGEGGIDWFAPIVADAEAGFGGVLNAHELMKGMIEAGAAGVHFEDQLASAKKCGHMGGKVLVPTAEAVNKLVAARLAADIEGVPTIIVARTDAMGANLLTSDIDERDREFCTGERTVEGFYQVRASQEQAIARGLAYAPYADLIWCETSTPSLEQAKNFAEAIRAEYPDKMLAYNCSPSFNWKKNLSEVDIARFQNELGAMGYKFQFITLAGFHALNYSMFQLARGYRSRQMEAYVELQEAEFASEKDGYTATRHQREVGTGYFDQLTQAISSGQSSLSALSGSTEEQQFRETA, encoded by the coding sequence ATGAACGCATCGAACGACGTCGGCGACATCATCGAGATGGAGCGCGATTGGACCGAGAACCCGCGCTGGAAGGGCGTCGAGCGCCCCTACGACGCCGCCGAGGTGCACCGCCTGCGCGGAACGCTGCAGGTCGAGCACACGCTGGCCCGGCACGGGGCCGACAAGCTCTGGCGCCTGATGCACGACGAACCGTACGTCAACGCCCTGGGTGCCCTGACCGGCAACCAGGCCATGCAGCAGGTCCGGGCCGGGCTCAAGGCCATCTACCTTTCGGGCTGGCAGGTCGCTGCCGACGCCAACAACGCCGGCCAGATGTACCCGGACCAGTCGCTGTATCCGGCCAGTTCGGTGCCCGACGTGGTCCGGCGGATCAACAATACCCTGATGCGGGCCGACCAGATCCAGCACTTGGAAGGCGAGGGCGGGATCGACTGGTTCGCGCCGATCGTGGCCGATGCCGAGGCCGGCTTCGGCGGCGTGCTGAATGCGCATGAACTGATGAAGGGCATGATCGAAGCCGGTGCCGCCGGCGTGCACTTCGAGGACCAGCTGGCGTCGGCAAAGAAGTGCGGACACATGGGCGGAAAGGTCCTCGTGCCGACCGCCGAGGCGGTCAACAAGCTTGTCGCCGCCCGGCTCGCGGCCGACATCGAGGGCGTGCCGACGATCATCGTGGCGCGAACCGACGCCATGGGGGCGAATCTCCTGACCTCGGACATCGACGAGCGCGACCGCGAGTTCTGCACGGGTGAACGCACCGTCGAGGGCTTCTACCAGGTCCGCGCCAGCCAGGAGCAGGCGATCGCCCGGGGCCTGGCCTACGCCCCCTACGCCGACCTGATCTGGTGCGAGACGTCCACGCCCAGCCTGGAGCAGGCGAAGAACTTCGCCGAAGCGATCCGCGCCGAGTACCCGGACAAGATGCTGGCCTACAACTGCTCGCCGTCGTTCAACTGGAAGAAGAACCTGTCGGAAGTCGACATCGCCCGGTTCCAGAACGAACTCGGCGCGATGGGCTACAAGTTCCAGTTCATTACCCTGGCCGGCTTCCACGCCCTGAACTACTCGATGTTCCAGCTGGCCCGCGGCTATCGCTCCCGGCAGATGGAGGCTTACGTGGAGCTCCAGGAAGCCGAGTTCGCGTCGGAAAAGGACGGTTACACGGCCACGCGCCACCAGCGCGAGGTCGGCACCGGCTACTTCGACCAGCTGACCCAGGCCATCTCGTCGGGCCAGTCGTCGCTGTCGGCCCTGAGCGGGTCGACCGAAGAGCAGCAGTTCCGCGAAACGGCCTGA
- the aceB gene encoding malate synthase A: MSSNARTETRLPAQVLAPCPEGTESVLDEALLDLLGELGRLYRDPVDRLLAERARLQDELDAGGTLDFLPETRELRESDWTVAEIPADLQDRRVEITGPVDRKMIINALNSGARVFMADFEDSSTPTWANMVHGQKNLYDAARRSIEFTAANGKHYALGNDPAVLIARPRGWHLDEKHVEVDGRPIPAGIFDAATFVYHNAAPLMARGSGPYLYLPKLEHHREAALWDEVLGRIEQRCGLATGTIKVTVLIETLPAVFQMDEILHALKRRIVGLNCGRWDYIFSYIKRFRNHPDKVLPDREQVTMTTPFLRAYSQLLIRTCHRRGAFAMGGMAAQIPIKDDEAANRAALDKVRADKKREASEGHDGTWVAHPGLIPIAMEIFDEYLHGPNQLGTLRRDVEVTAADLVRPAEGSITEAGVRGNIRVAIEYLAAWLDGQGCVPIRHLMEDAATAEIARAQLWQWIRHPAGRLDDGRDIDADRVRAWQAEIVAELAEDGTAGPQLHAAAELLDRVTHDDEFIEFVTLPAYARLD; encoded by the coding sequence ATGTCGTCGAACGCCCGCACCGAAACGCGCCTTCCGGCGCAGGTCCTCGCGCCGTGTCCCGAGGGGACGGAAAGCGTGCTCGACGAGGCGTTGCTGGACCTGCTCGGCGAACTCGGGCGCCTGTACCGCGATCCCGTCGACCGGTTGCTCGCCGAACGGGCCCGGCTGCAGGACGAACTCGACGCCGGCGGCACGCTGGACTTCCTGCCGGAAACCCGCGAACTCCGTGAATCGGACTGGACGGTCGCCGAGATTCCGGCGGACCTGCAGGACCGCCGGGTGGAAATCACCGGGCCGGTCGATCGGAAGATGATCATCAACGCTCTGAACTCCGGCGCTCGCGTCTTCATGGCCGATTTCGAGGACTCGAGCACGCCGACCTGGGCGAACATGGTGCACGGCCAGAAGAACCTGTACGACGCAGCGCGCCGGTCGATCGAATTCACCGCCGCGAACGGCAAGCACTACGCGCTCGGCAACGACCCGGCGGTGCTGATCGCCCGTCCGCGCGGCTGGCACCTCGACGAAAAGCACGTCGAAGTCGACGGCCGCCCGATCCCGGCCGGAATCTTCGATGCCGCGACCTTCGTGTACCACAATGCCGCGCCCCTGATGGCGCGGGGCTCCGGCCCCTACCTGTACCTGCCGAAGCTCGAGCACCACCGCGAAGCGGCGCTCTGGGACGAGGTCCTGGGCCGGATCGAGCAGCGCTGCGGACTGGCGACGGGCACGATCAAGGTCACGGTGCTGATCGAGACCCTGCCCGCGGTCTTCCAGATGGACGAGATCCTGCACGCGCTGAAGCGCCGGATCGTCGGCCTCAACTGCGGGCGCTGGGACTACATCTTCAGCTATATCAAGCGCTTCCGTAACCATCCTGACAAGGTGCTTCCGGACCGCGAGCAGGTCACGATGACCACGCCGTTCCTGCGGGCCTACTCGCAGCTGCTGATCCGGACCTGCCATCGACGCGGCGCCTTCGCGATGGGCGGCATGGCGGCGCAGATTCCGATCAAGGACGACGAGGCTGCCAACCGCGCGGCATTGGACAAGGTGCGTGCCGACAAGAAACGCGAGGCCTCGGAGGGCCACGACGGGACCTGGGTCGCCCACCCGGGCCTGATCCCGATCGCGATGGAGATCTTCGATGAATACCTGCACGGCCCGAACCAGCTCGGCACGCTGCGCCGCGATGTCGAGGTCACGGCCGCCGACCTGGTCCGGCCCGCCGAAGGATCGATCACCGAGGCCGGCGTGCGCGGCAACATCCGGGTCGCGATCGAGTATCTCGCCGCGTGGCTGGACGGCCAGGGCTGCGTGCCGATCCGCCACCTGATGGAGGACGCCGCGACCGCGGAAATCGCTCGCGCCCAGCTCTGGCAGTGGATCCGCCACCCGGCGGGCCGCCTCGACGACGGGCGCGACATCGACGCCGACCGGGTTCGAGCCTGGCAGGCGGAGATCGTCGCCGAGCTGGCCGAGGACGGAACCGCCGGCCCCCAACTGCATGCCGCTGCCGAACTCCTGGATCGCGTCACCCACGACGACGAGTTCATCGAGTTCGTCACGCTGCCGGCCTATGCCCGGCTCGACTGA